Within Topomyia yanbarensis strain Yona2022 chromosome 2, ASM3024719v1, whole genome shotgun sequence, the genomic segment GCACCCGCATACAACAAGATGATCAGATATACATCTGGAGCATACGTCACCAGTCCGATCATAGCCATTATGGCTGAAGCAGGTACTCTACCGTTAGATCTTCTCATTCTCCAAACTGTAGCCCAATTAGCCATCAGAATGTTGGGAAACAGCAGGGAGAATGCTGACCTTCCCCTGGTTTGCCGAGCTTCCGAACGTTTGACAGAAATAGTCGGAACTGCTCTCCCAAACATCTACACCCGAACGCGACTATCTGATCGAAAGTGGTACGACCGCACACCCCAGATCCTTTGGGAAATCAAGAAGCGCGTAAAAGCTGGAGACCCCTCGGGTATTGTTCGTCCAGTTGTTCAAGAGCTCCTGACAAATCATCTCAGCCGTTCAACAATCGTCTACACAGATGGCTCGAAAGACGATACCGCAGTAGGCGCCGGAGTTTTTGGAGAACACTTCCAACAGTCACTTGGTCTTCCACAGCAATGCAGTGTCTTCTCGGCAGAGGcattcgcaataaaaacagCGCTAACAACATTCAACACGGTCAGCGACTTAGTAATAATGTCCGATTCGGCCAGCTGTTTATCGGCAATCGAAGCCGGCACATCCCAGCACCCGTGGATCCAGGAAATTGAAAACCTGCTACGAAATCGTTCAATCAAGCTTTGCTGGATTCCAGGTCACGCTGGCATCCGTGGCAACGAGGAGGCAGACAGACTCGCTGGAGAAGCGAGGAACATTGCTCCGTTAGCTATATCTGTTCCGGGGGCAGACGCCGTCAAGCATATAAAAACAGCTATCCGAAACCAATGGTACCGTCGGTGGTCAGCGTCCACTGAAGTAAAACTTCGTGAAGTTAAATTCGACACAGtgaagtggactgaccgcgagaattcggccGAACAGCGAGTTCTTACCCGGCTTCGAATAGGGCATACTCGGCTAACACACGACTTTCTGCTAAAGAAAACTTCACCACCAGTGTGCGACTGCTGTGGGATCGTTGTAGATGTCCGCCATGTGATCCTCTACTGCAGAAAGTACGACGACGTTAGAAGGAAGCACGACATCGAGTCGACTAGTCTGCGAGCGGCTCTGCGCAACGACAGGAAAAATGAGGAGAGTATGATAAAATTCCTCAGGGAAACTAACTTgtttaaaatgttgtaactttaTACTTTGAATTGTAAATGATAACTGACAACtgcattgaaattttttttcaggttaaatatttttctttcgacacgaatgcaccacttcttggtgtaaagtgtcgttaataaacaacaacaacaacaacaattattattattcatctgagttggatacaccgttccgtacggtacaTACAACGCGCTTTCGAAAATTTCACACTGTGTTTTTTCGGTGTTTTTCGCGATATTCATTCACTCGCTGCATTCACTCGCTGGTGGAGTGCGACGGTGTGCTGAACGGGCAATAATTTTCGAGTCGCAAAAAacgtgaaaagttttttttgaaaattattgaattttttttacgttGGATTTGGTGGTGTTTGAGATACCAGTACAGTGTGTACCGATATTTGTACGGTACAGTGCGTGCCAAAATTGTATGAacggcaaaaaataaaaattggaaaagtgcGTTTTTCTTGCTTGTTTTGCTATTTAGAGACTGTGTAGAAGCAAGCAAGCGAGCAGATTCATCACTGCGCATCTAAAGTGTGTCCCAAAATTGTGGGAATACTTTgaaaaagtcgacgttgaaggggcaaataaggtaagatctttccttttctttaccttttttgtccatttgaggttggtatcgggtgaccgtgccacagCACATTTAccaacgtctggtggtgtgatccaagatggcggccgctagtagcggtgatcCGGGAGGGTCAAGCAAAAGACGATTACCGGAGTACATGGACCCGACGAACaaattcggcgaattgacgttTCTGCAGTTGATTGGTAAAGACGGTGTACCATTGCCAACAAACCCGTTCATTATTGGCAAATCGGTTGAGGTTGTCGCTGCAGGTCCAAtcgaaggtgcgaataccgaagctcaagggacacggtatacctttcgagttcggaacccagcccaagttgctaagttgcagaaaatgaaccagctcattgacggcactgaagtagtggttgaagcccatccgaatctgaacgtaagcagatgcgtaatttcctgctacgatctgattcataTAGAAGAGAAGGATGTTTTACAGGAAATCATAAGCCAGGGAGCAATTCGTGAACAGCGAATTACACGAAAGGAAGCCGAGAATAGAGTAAATACGCCAGCGCTAATCTTGAccttctgcaagaccacatacccggaatacataaagatcggtttgcttcacGTTCCTACTCGCCCATACTTCCCGAACCCGATGCTTTGTTACGGATGCTTCAACTACGGTCAAACACGCGTTCGATGTCCAGGTCCCCAGCAATGTTTTAACTGCTCGAAAGATAAACACGGCGAAGATAAATGCAAAGAAACGGTGTACTGTCGGAATTGTGAAGGCGATCACCAACCAACCAGCCACAAATGTCctgtttataaaaaagaaatggagGTCATAAAAATAGAAGTACGCGACAATCTAACATTCCCGgaagcacgcaaacgagcggaacatctaagtaaaggcagctatgctcaggccacagcacaaccgaatgagatccttagcaagctgaaagagttggaactagcaatgaagaagaaggacgGAACGATCGCAAAACTGCTGGCGGAGACcaaacgaaaagacgaaaaaatcgaacaaatgttggcgtacatccatcagatgaaacaacagtccgccagccaagaaaaaccacaaCACAACAAAGAACAGAAGCAAACGAGCCAACCAATCGGGCCTGTAACAAGATCGAGGAACAGTTCACCAGCGATAAATACGGATTCAAAACGAGGaagaccacagaaacaacacaccccgttcagcaaaccaacgacaacctcaccggataacttAAGCCCACCAACAAAAAGAACCGctaccactaccaccaacgaaaatatggaatattcagacgatgaaattgagattaccgagacgcctcctagccagcctcttcgataattctcatttttatcaacgtttggataccaacaacaacccacgcacgagtactgaccacgagatagatcggtttggaagagaggaaagtgtagtactccttccaacgcaagcacagcaggatgaaggaactatccgggccgtcataccccaatccgttgatagtgaatttacctctgtggccgataagtacaccgatttcaccactacaacTACAACGAACCAGTAAATAAAAGAAACCCGAGCGACGAACAGAAGGAGATCAGCAAAACTACACGAAGcctttccccagtgccgaccgcagtcggtgtttttaaacatgatagtgtagtttgtacgacagcggttggtaCTGCGGGGCTAGACCCTCCACAGGTCAGTTCTGACTTTGCCAAACCTATTA encodes:
- the LOC131680227 gene encoding uncharacterized protein LOC131680227 translates to MINVLNSFLTERSFQVNVEGYLSPAHPLENGVPQGSVLSVTLFLVAIQPIFRVVPNTVKILLYADDILLVVWGKKDQPLYRKLQSAVKAVHEWAGSVGFTISATKSSTFYCSPNARRAPSQAITIDRVAIPTETRLKILGVTLDRSLNFAAHCKLTKKACESRLRILKMIGAKLPRGQRSSLLRIGSAIITSRLLYGIGIVSRGGDAVIKTLAPAYNKMIRYTSGAYVTSPIIAIMAEAGTLPLDLLILQTVAQLAIRMLGNSRENADLPLVCRASERLTEIVGTALPNIYTRTRLSDRKWYDRTPQILWEIKKRVKAGDPSGIVRPVVQELLTNHLSRSTIVYTDGSKDDTAVGAGVFGEHFQQSLGLPQQCSVFSAEAFAIKTALTTFNTVSDLVIMSDSASCLSAIEAGTSQHPWIQEIENLLRNRSIKLCWIPGHAGIRGNEEADRLAGEARNIAPLAISVPGADAVKHIKTAIRNQWYRRWSASTEVKLREVKFDTVKWTDRENSAEQRVLTRLRIGHTRLTHDFLLKKTSPPVCDCCGIVVDVRHVILYCRKYDDVRRKHDIESTSLRAALRNDRKNEESMIKFLRETNLFKML